A window of Aliarcobacter trophiarum LMG 25534 contains these coding sequences:
- a CDS encoding 3'-5' exonuclease, which produces MKSIKQKYILKPSKPSFVEIIRRLKKEPIEFGEFLSLLENYSDKFYESSELEFELLLINGFPLDIKDNFVFLKTTKTPICEQSFCFVDIETNGGSPKNGHQIIELGAVKYKNGEIVDEFSSLVFAKEIPIFVQEVTNITPNMLENAPRLEKVLKEFKEFLGDDVFVAHDIKFDYNFISDSFEKYNLGKLLNRKICTIDLSKRCIKSDKYGLSRLKELLNIDVQNHHRAYFDALTTEIIFERCLENIDFNKVKSTEDLIAFSKSNNILKP; this is translated from the coding sequence ATGAAATCTATTAAGCAAAAATATATTTTAAAGCCATCAAAACCTAGTTTTGTAGAGATTATTAGAAGATTGAAAAAAGAGCCAATAGAGTTTGGTGAGTTTTTATCCTTACTTGAAAACTATAGTGATAAGTTTTATGAAAGTAGTGAGTTAGAGTTTGAACTTCTTTTAATAAATGGGTTTCCACTTGATATAAAAGATAATTTTGTATTCTTAAAAACAACCAAAACTCCTATTTGTGAGCAAAGTTTTTGTTTTGTTGATATAGAGACAAATGGTGGAAGTCCAAAAAATGGTCATCAAATTATTGAATTAGGAGCAGTAAAGTATAAAAATGGAGAAATAGTAGATGAATTTTCATCTTTAGTTTTTGCAAAAGAGATACCAATATTTGTACAAGAGGTTACAAATATTACTCCAAATATGTTGGAAAATGCACCTAGATTAGAGAAGGTTTTAAAAGAGTTTAAAGAGTTTTTGGGTGATGATGTTTTTGTGGCTCATGATATAAAATTTGATTATAACTTTATCTCTGATAGTTTTGAGAAATATAATTTAGGAAAGCTTTTAAATAGAAAAATATGTACAATAGATTTATCAAAAAGGTGTATAAAATCTGATAAATATGGACTTAGTAGATTAAAAGAGCTTTTAAATATAGATGTGCAAAATCACCATAGAGCATATTTTGATGCTCTAACTACAGAGATTATTTTTGAAAGATGCTTAGAAAATATAGATTTTAATAAGGTAAAATCGACTGAAGACCTAATAGCTTTTAGTAAA
- a CDS encoding phosphoribosylanthranilate isomerase translates to MRVKICGITNLNDALNAVNAGSSALGFVFYKKSLRYIEPSKALKIVEKLPPFVQSVALFVNETTEYINQTCKASKMQLAQIIDDENIVDYAALEPKYMRVLRVKNKESLKDLKDEYYLVDAFVEEFGGAGKRVVLEWFKDINCSKLILAGGLNCENLKELNGYGFYAVDVSSAVEVEKGKKDRDKMVEFIKRANEIY, encoded by the coding sequence TTGAGAGTAAAAATTTGTGGAATTACAAATCTAAATGATGCTTTAAATGCTGTAAATGCAGGTTCTTCAGCTTTGGGTTTTGTATTTTATAAAAAATCTTTGCGATATATAGAACCAAGCAAGGCTTTAAAAATAGTTGAAAAACTTCCACCTTTTGTGCAAAGTGTAGCACTTTTTGTAAATGAGACAACAGAGTATATAAATCAAACTTGTAAAGCTTCAAAAATGCAATTAGCCCAAATAATTGATGATGAAAATATTGTGGATTATGCTGCTTTGGAACCAAAATATATGAGGGTTTTAAGAGTAAAAAATAAAGAGAGTTTAAAAGATTTAAAAGATGAGTACTATTTAGTTGATGCTTTTGTAGAAGAGTTTGGTGGTGCTGGAAAAAGAGTTGTTTTGGAGTGGTTTAAAGATATTAATTGCTCAAAACTTATTCTTGCCGGTGGTTTGAACTGTGAAAACTTAAAAGAGCTAAATGGTTATGGTTTTTATGCTGTTGATGTTAGTAGTGCAGTTGAGGTAGAAAAAGGTAAGAAAGATAGAGATAAAATGGTAGAGTTTATAAAAAGAGCAAATGAAATCTATTAA